In one Myxocyprinus asiaticus isolate MX2 ecotype Aquarium Trade chromosome 29, UBuf_Myxa_2, whole genome shotgun sequence genomic region, the following are encoded:
- the LOC127419797 gene encoding serine/arginine-rich splicing factor 6-like isoform X2, producing the protein MAEENTVSVVNDRYGFVEFEDTRDADDAVYELNGKELCGERVMVEHARGPRRDRDSYERGGYYGGGGGGGGGRSGYSSRSRTGRDKYGPPVRTEYRLIVENLSSRCSWQDLKDFMRQAGEVTYADAHKERANEGVIEFRSYSDMRRALEKLDGTDINGRKIRLVEDKPRRRRSYSGSRSRSRSRRRSRSRSRCSSRSRSNSRSHSRSRSRRHRSHSRSGHKSRSKSPSSKSRSRNRKSHSRSRTHKSRSRSASHKSRSQSDDRKSRSKSGSKVKSDHGRSKEKSVSKKSRSRSASPMENGDRERAKSVSRSPTPKADKSYSKSPDRRSHSPSKSGSRSKSRSRSRSASQD; encoded by the exons atggcggaggagaatACAGTTTCTGTTGTGAATGACAG GTATGGATTTGTTGAGTTTGAAGACACACGTGATGCTGATGATGCAGTCTATGAactgaatggaaaagagctgtgtggaGAGCGAGTCATGGTCGAGCATGCCAGGGGTCCTCGCCGAGACCGTGACAGCTATGAACGAGGGGGTTATTATGGCGGTGGAGGTGGAGGCGGCGGTGGGCGCA GTGGTTACAGCAGCAGAAGTCGCACTGGTAGGGACAAGTACGGCCCTCCTGTTCGCACGGAGTACCGGCTTATTGTGGAGAATCTGTCTAGCCGCTGCAGCTGGCAGGACCTCAAG GATTTCATGAGACAGGCAGGTGAGGTAACCTATGCAGATGCCCATAAGGAGCGCGCCAACGAGGGGGTCATTGAGTTCCGCTCGTACTCTGATATGCGGAGAGCTCTGGAAAAACTGGATGGAACAGACATCAATGGCAGGAAGATTCGTCTAGTTGAAGACAAGCCACGGCGTCGACGCTCCTATTCTGGGAGCCGCTCTCG GTCTCGTAGCCGACGTCGCTCTCGTAGCAGAAGCCGTTGTAGCAGCCGTTCCAGGAGCAACTCAAGATCCCATTCAAG GTCTCGTTCTCGCCGACACCGCTCCCATTCCAGGTCGGGCCACAAGTCTCGCTCCAAGTCTCCATCAAGCAAGTCTCGCTCGCGCAATCGTAAATCCCACTCTCGTTCTCGCACCCACAAATCTCGCAGTCGATCGGCTAGCCACAAGTCTCGCTCTCAATCGGATGACCGCAAGTCCCGGTCTAAGAGCGGTTCTAAAGTGAAGTCTGACCATGGGCGCTCTAAGGAGAAGTCGGTCAGTAAGAAATCCAGGAGTAGGTCTGCTTCACCAATGGAGAATGGCGACAGGGAACGTGCCAAGTCTGTGTCTCGCTCTCCTACTCCTAAGGCAGATAAGAGCTATTCCAAGTCACCAGACCGGCGTTCACATTCTCCCTCTAAGTCAGGCTCGCGTTCTAAATCCCGCTCCCGTTCCAGATCTGCTTCCCAAGACTAG
- the LOC127419797 gene encoding serine/arginine-rich splicing factor 6-like isoform X1 — translation MPRVYIGRLSYHVREKDIQRFFSGYGKLLEVDLKNGYGFVEFEDTRDADDAVYELNGKELCGERVMVEHARGPRRDRDSYERGGYYGGGGGGGGGRSGYSSRSRTGRDKYGPPVRTEYRLIVENLSSRCSWQDLKDFMRQAGEVTYADAHKERANEGVIEFRSYSDMRRALEKLDGTDINGRKIRLVEDKPRRRRSYSGSRSRSRSRRRSRSRSRCSSRSRSNSRSHSRSRSRRHRSHSRSGHKSRSKSPSSKSRSRNRKSHSRSRTHKSRSRSASHKSRSQSDDRKSRSKSGSKVKSDHGRSKEKSVSKKSRSRSASPMENGDRERAKSVSRSPTPKADKSYSKSPDRRSHSPSKSGSRSKSRSRSRSASQD, via the exons ATGCCTCGAGTTTACATCGGACGACTGAGTTATCATGTCCGCGAGAAAGACATCCAGAGGTTTTTCAGCGGCTATGGGAAGCTGCTGGAGGTGGATCTGAAAAACGG GTATGGATTTGTTGAGTTTGAAGACACACGTGATGCTGATGATGCAGTCTATGAactgaatggaaaagagctgtgtggaGAGCGAGTCATGGTCGAGCATGCCAGGGGTCCTCGCCGAGACCGTGACAGCTATGAACGAGGGGGTTATTATGGCGGTGGAGGTGGAGGCGGCGGTGGGCGCA GTGGTTACAGCAGCAGAAGTCGCACTGGTAGGGACAAGTACGGCCCTCCTGTTCGCACGGAGTACCGGCTTATTGTGGAGAATCTGTCTAGCCGCTGCAGCTGGCAGGACCTCAAG GATTTCATGAGACAGGCAGGTGAGGTAACCTATGCAGATGCCCATAAGGAGCGCGCCAACGAGGGGGTCATTGAGTTCCGCTCGTACTCTGATATGCGGAGAGCTCTGGAAAAACTGGATGGAACAGACATCAATGGCAGGAAGATTCGTCTAGTTGAAGACAAGCCACGGCGTCGACGCTCCTATTCTGGGAGCCGCTCTCG GTCTCGTAGCCGACGTCGCTCTCGTAGCAGAAGCCGTTGTAGCAGCCGTTCCAGGAGCAACTCAAGATCCCATTCAAG GTCTCGTTCTCGCCGACACCGCTCCCATTCCAGGTCGGGCCACAAGTCTCGCTCCAAGTCTCCATCAAGCAAGTCTCGCTCGCGCAATCGTAAATCCCACTCTCGTTCTCGCACCCACAAATCTCGCAGTCGATCGGCTAGCCACAAGTCTCGCTCTCAATCGGATGACCGCAAGTCCCGGTCTAAGAGCGGTTCTAAAGTGAAGTCTGACCATGGGCGCTCTAAGGAGAAGTCGGTCAGTAAGAAATCCAGGAGTAGGTCTGCTTCACCAATGGAGAATGGCGACAGGGAACGTGCCAAGTCTGTGTCTCGCTCTCCTACTCCTAAGGCAGATAAGAGCTATTCCAAGTCACCAGACCGGCGTTCACATTCTCCCTCTAAGTCAGGCTCGCGTTCTAAATCCCGCTCCCGTTCCAGATCTGCTTCCCAAGACTAG